A stretch of DNA from Nitrospiria bacterium:
ATAGCCTTCATCCAATGGGGCTTGATCTTTGGGACCTTGATCGTTCCTTTTATCATCTCGGCTCCTTTCGGTTTGATTTTTCGTGGGAGCATATAGCATCCAAATGAACAACCGGTGAAAGCCGTGTTACGGGAATGTAAATTCTCAGACACCGAAGCGCCGGTACGATCGGCGGGATTGGACTACTTGAACGGGGTGACGGATGTTGAAATTGCCGTTGCGGGGAATTGAAAGGGGGGGCAAAGCGCCGGTATAAGAAGGGTTTCCGTTGGAAGCGGGAAACTCCCGTGGCGCAACGAACAAAACGGCCTAAACAGAAAAAGGATCAAAACCACCAGGGGGGGACGGATTCCTTGGATTTGAGATAACCCCGGAGGATATCCCGGCGGGCTACAATTCCCACAAGCTTTCCTTCTTGATCCACCACCGGGACGCGGATGAGGTGCTTCCGCTGCAGCAGATCCATGATCTTGTCGGCACGGGTCTCCGGATGCACGGAAACGGGCGCCCCCGTCATGATCTCCTTCGCGGTGACCTCCCTTAACTCTTTTCGCTTCCTCATGACATTCAACAGATCAAACTCGCTTACGATGCCTACGAGCCGCTTCTCTTTCGTGACAATCGGAATGCTCCCGAAATTCCCCAGGGTCATCGCGGTCGCAAGCCGGTCCACCCGGGAATCTTCGGCATAGTAGAAAACACCGGTCTCCATGAAATCGGCCGCCGTCATCCGGTCGAAATTCTCGCCCCCCAGCATGGAATCCGTTCGGCGCATCTCCCGCCTCCTCGTTCTTACCTCGTCAGCGGCGCGCCGATCGCGCGCTCCAGCCGGGTCGTCGACCGGTTGTA
This window harbors:
- a CDS encoding CBS domain-containing protein yields the protein MRRTDSMLGGENFDRMTAADFMETGVFYYAEDSRVDRLATAMTLGNFGSIPIVTKEKRLVGIVSEFDLLNVMRKRKELREVTAKEIMTGAPVSVHPETRADKIMDLLQRKHLIRVPVVDQEGKLVGIVARRDILRGYLKSKESVPPWWF